In Micromonospora ferruginea, the sequence GGTGCTCGGCGACTTCGGCCGGGGCAAGACGTTCGCGTTGCGCGAGGTGGCCCGCCGGCTGCCCACCGCCGCGCCCGACCTGATCCCGATCCTGGTGGAGCTGCGCGCGTTGGACAAGGCGCACTCCGTCGACGGTCTGGTCGCCGCGCACCTGGCCAACCACGGCGAGCAGGTGATCGACCTCAAGGCGTTCCGCTACATGCTGCGGCAGGGTCGCATCGTGCTGCTCTTCGACGGGTTCGACGAGCTGGTGGCCCGGGTGACCTACGACCGGGCGGCCGACCACCTGGAGACGCTGCTCCAGGCCGCCGAGGGCGCGGCGAAGATCGTGGTGAGCAGCCGGACCCAGCACTTCAAGACCAACTCGCAGGTGCTGACCGCGCTGGGCGAGCGCGTCGGCCTGCTGCCGCACCGGCGGGTGCTGGCGGTGGAGGACTTCACCCCCGGCCAGATCGAGACGTTCCTGCGCAACCGCTACGGCGGCGACGAGCAGGCCGCGCGGGAGCGGATGAGCCTGCTCGGCGGGGTCAAGGACCTGCTCGGCCTCTCCCGCAACCCGCGCATGCTCGGCTTCATCGCCAACCTGGACGAGGGGCGGTTGGCGGCGGTGGCCGGGGCCGGCGGCACGTTCAGCGCCGCCGCGCTCTACCGGGAGATCCTGGAGTCCTGGCTGGACTTCGAGGAGCGGCGCACCCAGGGCATCCCGGGCGCCCCGGTCAGCCTGCGCCGGCCGGAGATGTGGCAGGCGGTGAGCCGGCTGGCGTTCCAGCTCTGGGAGAGCGGCGAGTCCTACCTCCGGTTGGCCGAGTTGGCCGAGTCCACCGGCCAGCTCGCCGGGCGGGCCGACTCGCGGCTGTCCGGGCCGCAGGCCACCCACGCGGTCGGCGCCGGCAGCCTGCTGGTCCGCACCGACGACGGGCTGTTCGGCTTCATCCACACCTCGGTGATGGAGTGGCTGGTCGCGGAGGGGGTCGCCGACCAGCTCAACCGGGGCGAGGAGCCGGCGGCGCTGGCGGTGCGGTCGCTGTCCGCGCTGGCCGTGGAGTTTCTCGGCGACCTCGCCGACCCGGCCCGGTGCACGGCGTGGACGGCGCGGGTGCTCGGCGACGAGTCGGCGGGCGAGACGCTGCGCGCCAACGCGCTGCGGCTCAGCGCCCGGCTGCGCCTGCCCGACCGGGCCGATCTGCGCGGCGCGGTGCTGCGCGGCGAGGACCTGTCGCACCGGGAGCTGGCCGGCGCCGACCTGACCGGCGCGGACCTGACCGACACCCGGCTGGTGGCCACGAACCTGACCGAGGCGCGGCTGGAGCACGCCCGGCTGCGGGGGGCCCGCCTGGACCAGGCCCGCCTCGCCGGCGCGGACCTGCGCGACGCGGAGCTGGCCGGCGCCCGGCTGTTCCGGGCCGACCTGCGCGGGGCGCGGATCACCGGCAGCAGTTGGCACCGCACCGCCCTGATTGACGTGAGCGCCGACCCGACGTTGCTGCGTGCCCCGGAGCTGCGCGGCGCCGTCGTCGCGCCGGGCCGGCCGGTGGCGCCGGGCCTGGCCCCGCCCGCGGTGGGCGTGGGCTACGGCTTCGAGGTGGGCCGGCTGCCGGTGCCGGTCGCCTACAGCCCGGACGGCGCGGTGCTGGCGGTGGGCAGCGACGACGGCGGTGTGCTGCTCTGCGACACGGCCACCGGGCTGCCGGTGCGGACCCTCCAGGGCCACCGGTCCCGGGTCTACGCGGTCCGCTACGACGACGCCTCGCACCAGCTCGTCACCGGCGCGGCCGACCTGACCGTACGGCTGTGGGACGCCGACCACGGCGACGTGCGGCACGTCATCGAGGACGTCTTCGCGGGCTGGGTGTGGCCGCTGCTCACCGACGGGCGCCGGGGTCGGCTGGTGGTCGGCGACGCGGCCGGCGTGGTGCGGCTCTTCGACACCCGCACCGCCCGGCTGCGCCACGAGTGGCCCGGGCACGACGCGCCGATTTGGGGCACCTCGTTCAGCCCGGACGGCCGGCGGGTGGTGGTGGCGGACAGCGCCGGCACGGTGCGCGGCTGGGACATCCACACCGGCCGGCTCGCGTTCGAGGTGCGCGAGCCGGAGGTGGTCTACCGGGTGGTGCACTCGCCGGACGGGCGGCTGCTGGCCGCCGTCGGGCAGCACGGCCGGGTGTGGATCCGCCGGGCCACCGACGGCGAGCTGCTGCGCCAGCCGCGCGGTCACGAGGCCGACGTGTACGCCCTCGACATCCACCCGGACGGCACGCTGATGGCCACCGGTGACACGCACGGGGCGCTGCGGTTGTGGGAGACGGAGACCGGCCGCCCGGTGCGGGTGCTGGGCCGGCAGCGCGGCGCGATCTACAGCGTCCGGTTCAACGGCGACGGCAGCCTGCTCGCCACCGCCGCCAGCGACGGCGCGATCCAGCTCTGGGACACCGACGACGGTCAACTGCGGCACGAGCTGACCCGGCACCGCGGCTCGGTCTGGCCGGTGGTCTGGCGGCCGGACCAGAACCAGGTGGCGACCAGCAGCAACGACGGCACCACCCGACTGTGGGACGTGCGCACCGGGCAGCTCCAGCAGACGCTGCGCGGGCACGGCCGGCGGGTCACCGCGCTCTCCTTCCGCGACGACGGGGAGGTGTTGGCGGCCTGCGGCAACGACGGCGTGATCCGGCTCTGGGAGCCGCGTACCGGCCGCCTGCTGCGGCAGCTCGCCAGCCCGGCCGACCGCCTGCTCTCGGTGGTGTTCTGCCCGGACGAGCCGCTGGTGGCCGCGCCCAGCGGCGACGGCGGCGTGCACCTGTGGAACACCGACACCGGCGCCGACGAGCGGGAACTCAACGTGGACACCGACCACGTCTGGGCGGTCGCGTTCAGCCCGGACGGCGACGCCCTGGCGACCGCGAACGACGACGACACGGTCCGCCTGTGGTACCGCCGCACCGGCCGGCACTTCGCCACGCTCACCCCGCACCGGGGTCGGGTGCGCACGGTGGCGTTCAGCCCGGACGGCGAGACCATCGCCACCGGCTGCGACGACCAGATGGTCCGGCTCTGGGACGCGGCCACGGCCACCTGCCGGCTGACCCTGGAGCACCACACCGACCGGGTCTACTCGGTCGGGTTCAACAGCGAGGGGACGCTGCTGGCCAGCGCCGGCAACGACGGCACGGCGGCGATCTGGGACGTGGCCACCGGCGAGCGGCGCGCCGTGCTCACCGAGCACGTCGGGCGGCTCTGGTCGTGCGCGTTCAGCCCGGACGGCAACCTGCTCGCCACCGCTGGCGACGACCTGGTGATCCGGCTCTGGGACCCGGTCACCGGGCGCCGGCACGGCACGCTCGCCGCGCACACCCGGCGGGTGTGGTCGGTGCACTTCAGTCCGGACAGCAGCCTGCTGGCCAGCGCCGGCGACGACGGCACGGTCCGGCTGTGGGACGTGGCGGACCCGGAGCACGCGCAGTTGCGCACGACCCTGATCGGCCTGCCGGACGGTTGGGCGGCGGTGAGCCCCGACGGCCGCTACAAGCTCGACGGCGACCCGGGCGGCCAGTTCTGGCACGTCATCGGCACCTGCCGCTTCGAGGTCGGCGAACTCGACCCCTACCTCACCCAGGTCCGCCGCCTGGCGGTAGACGCCCCCTTCTGACCCCGCCCCCGCCCCGCCTCGCCCCGCCCGCCCTTTCCGTCGCCGATCTTGGAGTTGTGGCGCCGGAGATGTCGTCTTCAGACAGTTATCGGAGGTGCCACAACTCCAAGATCGACGCGGGCTCAGGGAGTGGCCGGGCCGGTCCAGCGCACTTCGCCGTCGTGCCAGGTGTCGGTGGGGGAGAGGCCGCAGGCGGTGGCCACCGCCGCCGACGCGCGGTGGTCGGGATGGACGTGGGCCACGAGGGTACGCACACCGCGCCGTCCCAACCAGCCGGTCATGCCCCGGGCGGCCTCGGTGGCGATTCCGCGCCCCTGCCACGGTGTGCCCACCACCCAGGCGATCTCCGCGACCGGCCCGGCTTCGACCGGCGTCGCGTCGTCGAGGTGCCGGTGCCCGACCGCGCGGGCGCCCGCCGTGTCGGCGTGTCGTGCCGGGCCTTCGGCTGCGGTCACAGTGGCCTGGACGAAGCCGGCCAGCCGGCCGTCGTCGCGGAGCCGGATCACCCAGTTGCACCACGACTCGGCGGGGTCGGGCGAGCCGGCCACCAGCCGCTCGTAGCGGGCGCGCAACGCGGCCGTCGCGGCCGGCTCGCCGCCGATGAAGGTGTGCAACGCCGGGTCGGCGAGCACGACGGCCATCTCGTCGGCGTGCGCGACGGCCAGCGGCAGCAGGACCAGCCGCGCGGTGTCGATGGGCTCCGGCGCGTACCCGCTCATCGGCGTCAGCGCCGGCGCGCGAGGTGCGCGACGAACGCCCGCCAGGCCGGTGCCCCGAACACGAGGACCGGCCCGCGCGGATCCTTCGAGTCACGCACGCCGACCACCGAGGTCAGGTTGTCGGCCACCTCGACGCAGTCGCCGCCGTTGTTGCCGCTCTTCGTGCTCTTGCGCCACCGCGCACCGGTCATGCCCATGAACGCGCCGCTTCTCTGATGACGTCGAGGGAGTGTGCCCTGGACAGCGCCTCGCCGCGCAGCCGCTCCCAGCGCCGCTCCAGGGTAGCAATGTCCTCAGCTTTCTCGATGATCTGAGCCTGGGCCTGACTGTCCACGTGCGCGACCCGTCCGCCGTCCGGCAACTCGGCCAGGGTGAACGGTCCGCCGAGCCCGGGATACATGCCGGCCGACCTCGGCACGACGTAGACCTGGACCGCGGACAGCGTCGCGCACTCCACCAGGTAGCCGAGCTGCTCGGCCATCAACTCCCGGTCATCGCCGGCGGTTCGCCCGAGGACGGACTCGTCGATGACCGCGATCAGGAGCGGAGGGCGGTCTCGACGCAGGATGGCGTGGCGGGCGATGCGGGCAGAGGCCAGGCCGGCGATCTCGGCCTCCGACAACGCCTCTCCCGCCAGTGTCGCCCGGGCGTAGGCCTCCGTCTGCAGCAGGCCGGGGATCCAGGCCAGTTGGAAGGTCCGGAGCGACAGTGCCTCGCGTTCGATGTCGGCCCAGGGGCGGAACCACGCGGGTTCGCGGCGCTTGAGCGCGTCCGGCCACAACTCGGCGGCGTCCCGGCCGAGCAGTTCGGCGACCTGGGCGCGGTGCCGGGTCTGCGGGATCCGGCCCTGGCTCGCCCAGCGGGCCGCGGTCTTCGGGTCGACACCGACCCGCTCGGCCAGGCTCTCGGCGGTGTGCCCGGCCTCGGACATCGCCGCCGCCACGGCACGGTTCATCCCGAAGTCCCCCTCGAACGTCCCGATCATCCCGACGCCATCCTGCAACGCAGTGTGATGGGTCCGCAACGGTCGGCAGGGTTCTGGTGGACGGTGCGCCGAGCGACGGAGGGGTGTCCGATGGCGGAGGACCAGACGCGCGTCGAGCGGCCGGACGTACCCACCGGGGAGCCGGCCGGGTCGCGGACGGTGCCGGCGACGACCGCCCTGCACTCGACGGCCGGTCCGGCCTGGGTCTGCGACGGCTGCGGCGCGGACTGGCCGTGTCCGGCGTGGACGTCCGCGCCGACGGACGCGGCGCGACGGGCGGAGCTGTTGCCGGAGTTCGTCCGGTTGACCCGGCGGGCGATCCGTGACCTGCGCGGGCGTCCCGGCGGGCCGCAGCCGCCGGAGATCGTACGGCGGTTCCTGTGGTTCCTGCCGTTGAGCGACGAGGAGGCGCGCGCGGTCGCGCTGAGGCTGCGGTGAGCCGGGAGCACGTCCCGTCCCGGCCGACCTGGCGGTGCCGGGCCTGCGGGATCGCTACCGGCGGTTCGTCGGCTGGGCGAGGGGCCGGGGCGGGCGGTGAGTGCCGCCCGCCCCGGCTCACCTGACGGTCAGCGGCGCCACTTCTGGTTGGCGGTGCCGCCGCACTCCCAGATCTGCAGCCGGGTGCCGTCGGCCGAGCTGTTCCCGGTGGCGTCCAGGCACTTGTTGGCCTGCGGGTTCACGATGTCGCCGGCGGCGCTGAAGACCCACTTCTGCGCGCCGGTGCCGTTGCAGTCGTAGAGCTGCACCTTGGCGCCGTTGGCGGTCGATCCGGACGCCACGTCGAGGCACTTGCCGAGCGCGCGTACCGAGCCGTCGGCGTTCCACGTCCAGCGCTGCGCGGCGGTGCCGTTGCAGGTCCAGAGCTGCACGGGGGTGCCGTTGGCGGTGTTCGCGCTGGCCACGTCGACGCACTTGTTGCCGTATCCGACGATCGGCCCGCCGGTGCCCCCGCCGCCGGTGTCCCAGGCCTGCACCCGGACGTAGTCGACGGTCATGGTCTGCGGGAACGTGGTGCTCCCGTCCGGCGAGCCGGGCCAGTTGCCGCCGACAGCCACGTTCATGATCATGAAGAACGGGTGGTCGAAGACCCAGCGGTTGCCGCCCGCGTCGGCCGGCGTCTTGCGGGAGTACGCCACGCCGTCGAGGTACCAGGTGATCGAGTCCGGCGCCCAGTCCACGGCGAACGTGTGGAACGCGTCGGCGAGGGCCTGCCCGCCGGGCAGCGACGTGGACGCGCCGATGCCGTTGGCACCGGAGTAGCCCGGACCGTGCAGGGTGCCCCACACGGTGGACGGCGCGTAGCCGACGTTCTCCATGATGTCGATCTCGCCGCTGTTGGGCCACGGGTTGCTGCCGATGTCGTTGCCGAGCATCCAGAACGCCGGCCACAGCCCCTGCCCGCGCGGGATCTTGATGCGGGCCTCGAACCGGCCGTACGCCTGGGCGAACGTGCCGTTGGTGAGCAGCCGGGCCGAGGTGTACTGGCAGCTTCCGTACCAGCAGCCGTAGCCGGCCGGGTTCTCCTTGCGGGCGGTGATGACGAGGTTGCCGTTGCCGTCGAGCGCGGCGTTGCGGGTGCTGTTGGTGTAGTACTGCAGCTCGTTGTTGCCCCAACCGCCGCCGCCGATGTCGTAGCGCCACTTGCTCGCGTCGGGGGCGGCGCCGGCCGGGCCGTTGAAGTCGTCGGACCAGGTGACCGCGCCGGGGGCGGCCACCGCTGGGGTGCTCGGGACGGTGGTGAGGGCGGCGGTGAGGCCGACCGCCGCCGTCGCCAGGGCGGCGACGGTTCGGATGCTGCGCACGGGTGCCTCCTGCGGTGGTGGGTCCGTCCACCGTCGGGCGGCCGGCCCCACCGAACGGTAAACAAACTATAAAGATAGGCTTCGATGAAGGTATGAACGAAGCCACCCCGCTGTCAAGAGAGCGCTTCCTCCGGCTCCGGCCGGCGCGTCGCCGGAACCGGGCGGCCCATCGTGCGCCACGGCCCGCCCAGCAGCGGCGTGAGCACCACCAGCAGGTAGCAGGCGCCCATGACGACCAACGTGGACGCGGGGCCGAACCGGTCGGCGGCCAGCCCGGCGCCGAGCGCCCCGAGTGGCATCGCCGCCCAGGCGCCGGCGCCGATCACGCCGTACACCCGGGCCCGCATGGATGCCGGCACCCGCTCCAGCTCCACCGCGCCCATCAGCGGGTTGAGCGCGCCGGCGGCCAGCCCGGCCACCGCGACGACCGCGACCACCACCGGCAGCGGCGGCGCGGCGGCGAGTGTCCACAGCGGTGGCGCGCCGCAGATCGCGAACGCGGTGACGAACGTGGCCCGGCGCGGCAGCCGGTGCCCGATCGCGCTGAACACCAGCGAGCCGATCAGCGCGCCGCCGCCCATCACGCCGACCAGCAGGCCGAACGCGGCCGGTCCGCCGAGTTCGCGGTCGGCGACGACCGGCAGCAGCACGTTGCTCTTGGCCGCGTCGAACAGGTTGGTGACCAGCACCAGCAGCACCATGGCGCGCAGCAGCGGCTCCCGGACCAGGAAGCGCAGCCCGGCGGCGAACTGCCGCCAGTAGCCGCCGGTCTCCACCTCGTCGTCCTCGGTGGACGGGCGCAGGCCGCGCGGCACCAGCAGCGCCACCACCACCGCCGAGACGACGAACGTCGCCGCGTCCACGGCCAGCACCGGCAGCGCGCCCAGCACGCCGACCAGCAGGCCGGCCACCGGCGCGCCGATCATGCGGGCGCCCCGCGAGGTGGCCTCCGCCCAGCCGACCGCCCGCTCGAT encodes:
- a CDS encoding TIR domain-containing protein; its protein translation is MAVGAHPTRSDRPIDFFISYSPADERWATWLAWEFEAAGYRTLLQAWDFVAGTNFIDFMDRGVREAEVVVAVLSERYLHSTYGKLEWQAALRADPDGTGNKLVTVRVEDCPIDGLLATITYVDLVGVDDPAQARARVLNRIRETLDGRAKPMRQPVFPLHLDDPADVLGAPVAGAPAQRRPRRTPINPPPFPPAATAPPTARDTVTVLQVGGPRFGRGVIEPGAPVTPGELQEHLMGDLTLLMNDGVPRPDLLVVAGNLTESGSPREFSDALSFLTGLRVLLGLEPHRLVVVPGPRDVTMAACRAYFATCEADDVDPQPPYWPKWRHYARLFDDLFQGLEDRIFDSEQPWTLFGVPDLRVVVAGLNSTIAITHREEDRYGFLGEAQSSWFAQRLRHYQQSGWLRLGAMAHAPGPRSPYADEAPPDRVSLRDRGSVNRLVGPMLNLLLSDAAPAGRADPVVPLAAAPRDGRAQVLRLGGDGMTRWVLGRDDRLDVGESTAVAWPRADATFGASGPAQVPDPRRPAVVEGATQGEAAVAAGTPVAPVERLLDRLAEVCEARYDRVVVRRVEADPPHLYVSYRSDGVVRQQRVGAHVGTPGPDDVDRFARRVHATDPDIASELVYDGDRVPRGLAEEAQRRGVRVLHLTEFQGLLDLRDYVAAQTARLQADRLYPPGQYVPQRYRHLVGADQRVREDVVDELLETVSAPDGRFVLVLGDFGRGKTFALREVARRLPTAAPDLIPILVELRALDKAHSVDGLVAAHLANHGEQVIDLKAFRYMLRQGRIVLLFDGFDELVARVTYDRAADHLETLLQAAEGAAKIVVSSRTQHFKTNSQVLTALGERVGLLPHRRVLAVEDFTPGQIETFLRNRYGGDEQAARERMSLLGGVKDLLGLSRNPRMLGFIANLDEGRLAAVAGAGGTFSAAALYREILESWLDFEERRTQGIPGAPVSLRRPEMWQAVSRLAFQLWESGESYLRLAELAESTGQLAGRADSRLSGPQATHAVGAGSLLVRTDDGLFGFIHTSVMEWLVAEGVADQLNRGEEPAALAVRSLSALAVEFLGDLADPARCTAWTARVLGDESAGETLRANALRLSARLRLPDRADLRGAVLRGEDLSHRELAGADLTGADLTDTRLVATNLTEARLEHARLRGARLDQARLAGADLRDAELAGARLFRADLRGARITGSSWHRTALIDVSADPTLLRAPELRGAVVAPGRPVAPGLAPPAVGVGYGFEVGRLPVPVAYSPDGAVLAVGSDDGGVLLCDTATGLPVRTLQGHRSRVYAVRYDDASHQLVTGAADLTVRLWDADHGDVRHVIEDVFAGWVWPLLTDGRRGRLVVGDAAGVVRLFDTRTARLRHEWPGHDAPIWGTSFSPDGRRVVVADSAGTVRGWDIHTGRLAFEVREPEVVYRVVHSPDGRLLAAVGQHGRVWIRRATDGELLRQPRGHEADVYALDIHPDGTLMATGDTHGALRLWETETGRPVRVLGRQRGAIYSVRFNGDGSLLATAASDGAIQLWDTDDGQLRHELTRHRGSVWPVVWRPDQNQVATSSNDGTTRLWDVRTGQLQQTLRGHGRRVTALSFRDDGEVLAACGNDGVIRLWEPRTGRLLRQLASPADRLLSVVFCPDEPLVAAPSGDGGVHLWNTDTGADERELNVDTDHVWAVAFSPDGDALATANDDDTVRLWYRRTGRHFATLTPHRGRVRTVAFSPDGETIATGCDDQMVRLWDAATATCRLTLEHHTDRVYSVGFNSEGTLLASAGNDGTAAIWDVATGERRAVLTEHVGRLWSCAFSPDGNLLATAGDDLVIRLWDPVTGRRHGTLAAHTRRVWSVHFSPDSSLLASAGDDGTVRLWDVADPEHAQLRTTLIGLPDGWAAVSPDGRYKLDGDPGGQFWHVIGTCRFEVGELDPYLTQVRRLAVDAPF
- a CDS encoding GNAT family N-acetyltransferase translates to MSGYAPEPIDTARLVLLPLAVAHADEMAVVLADPALHTFIGGEPAATAALRARYERLVAGSPDPAESWCNWVIRLRDDGRLAGFVQATVTAAEGPARHADTAGARAVGHRHLDDATPVEAGPVAEIAWVVGTPWQGRGIATEAARGMTGWLGRRGVRTLVAHVHPDHRASAAVATACGLSPTDTWHDGEVRWTGPATP
- a CDS encoding DUF397 domain-containing protein, whose protein sequence is MGMTGARWRKSTKSGNNGGDCVEVADNLTSVVGVRDSKDPRGPVLVFGAPAWRAFVAHLARRR
- a CDS encoding Scr1 family TA system antitoxin-like transcriptional regulator, coding for MNRAVAAAMSEAGHTAESLAERVGVDPKTAARWASQGRIPQTRHRAQVAELLGRDAAELWPDALKRREPAWFRPWADIEREALSLRTFQLAWIPGLLQTEAYARATLAGEALSEAEIAGLASARIARHAILRRDRPPLLIAVIDESVLGRTAGDDRELMAEQLGYLVECATLSAVQVYVVPRSAGMYPGLGGPFTLAELPDGGRVAHVDSQAQAQIIEKAEDIATLERRWERLRGEALSRAHSLDVIREAARSWA
- a CDS encoding glycoside hydrolase family 16 protein translates to MRSIRTVAALATAAVGLTAALTTVPSTPAVAAPGAVTWSDDFNGPAGAAPDASKWRYDIGGGGWGNNELQYYTNSTRNAALDGNGNLVITARKENPAGYGCWYGSCQYTSARLLTNGTFAQAYGRFEARIKIPRGQGLWPAFWMLGNDIGSNPWPNSGEIDIMENVGYAPSTVWGTLHGPGYSGANGIGASTSLPGGQALADAFHTFAVDWAPDSITWYLDGVAYSRKTPADAGGNRWVFDHPFFMIMNVAVGGNWPGSPDGSTTFPQTMTVDYVRVQAWDTGGGGTGGPIVGYGNKCVDVASANTANGTPVQLWTCNGTAAQRWTWNADGSVRALGKCLDVASGSTANGAKVQLYDCNGTGAQKWVFSAAGDIVNPQANKCLDATGNSSADGTRLQIWECGGTANQKWRR
- a CDS encoding MFS transporter encodes the protein MTRDRRPLAGLLIGHAVSLTGNVLTLIALPLYVLAETGSPAATGLAGAFATAPVVLGGAFGGVLVDRIGYRRSSVLADVVSGVTVAAVPLLHATVGLPFPALLALVFVSGLLDTPGQTARTALLPEAAAAAGVPIERAVGWAEATSRGARMIGAPVAGLLVGVLGALPVLAVDAATFVVSAVVVALLVPRGLRPSTEDDEVETGGYWRQFAAGLRFLVREPLLRAMVLLVLVTNLFDAAKSNVLLPVVADRELGGPAAFGLLVGVMGGGALIGSLVFSAIGHRLPRRATFVTAFAICGAPPLWTLAAAPPLPVVVAVVAVAGLAAGALNPLMGAVELERVPASMRARVYGVIGAGAWAAMPLGALGAGLAADRFGPASTLVVMGACYLLVVLTPLLGGPWRTMGRPVPATRRPEPEEALS